In a single window of the Paenibacillus sp. MMS20-IR301 genome:
- a CDS encoding MetQ/NlpA family ABC transporter substrate-binding protein: MKTTTKAAFLLTLLVLVLALAGCGQGNNKEAAGTPAAGSTEPVKIKVASLIPPMTDILDIVQPILKEQGVDMEIVILSDNVQPNEALANKEVDANFFQHLPYMEQFNASKGANLVGVQPVYDAIYGGYSKRYKAIADLPDGATLVMANDPSNIGRSLQMFADAGLITLKDGVGIQATQADITANPKNYKFEEVDLLMLARMLDDADLVAMTPAYASPLGLTPKKDALITEGEDSAFTITLVAREDNKDADAIRKLARAISGPEVKKFLEDNYADIALPAF; encoded by the coding sequence ATGAAGACGACGACGAAAGCTGCTTTTCTACTGACATTACTTGTATTGGTGCTTGCACTTGCGGGCTGCGGACAAGGAAATAATAAGGAGGCTGCCGGGACTCCGGCCGCCGGGAGCACTGAGCCTGTGAAGATTAAAGTGGCCTCGCTGATTCCGCCAATGACAGATATCCTTGATATTGTACAGCCGATTCTGAAGGAACAGGGCGTGGACATGGAAATTGTAATCCTGTCCGATAATGTGCAGCCGAACGAAGCACTGGCGAACAAGGAGGTGGATGCGAACTTCTTCCAGCATCTGCCTTACATGGAGCAGTTCAATGCGAGCAAAGGGGCTAACCTGGTTGGGGTACAGCCTGTGTACGATGCCATTTATGGCGGTTATTCCAAGCGCTATAAGGCTATTGCCGATCTGCCGGATGGAGCAACCCTCGTGATGGCGAATGACCCGTCGAATATCGGAAGGTCCCTGCAGATGTTCGCGGATGCCGGACTGATTACGCTGAAGGACGGCGTAGGCATCCAAGCGACCCAGGCCGACATTACTGCCAATCCCAAGAACTATAAGTTCGAGGAGGTCGACCTGCTGATGCTGGCCCGTATGCTGGATGATGCTGATCTTGTGGCGATGACTCCGGCGTATGCCAGCCCGCTCGGGCTGACTCCGAAGAAGGATGCGCTGATTACTGAAGGGGAAGATTCCGCGTTTACCATCACGCTTGTTGCTCGTGAAGACAATAAGGATGCTGATGCGATCCGGAAGCTGGCCAGAGCAATCAGTGGTCCGGAGGTGAAGAAATTCCTGGAAGATAACTATGCGGATATCGCGCTGCCTGCTTTTTGA
- a CDS encoding ATP-binding cassette domain-containing protein, with translation MLSLNQVSKSFDLKNGRYPAVDEVSLEVKAGAVHGIIGASGAGKSTLLRLINLLERPDKGTVRVDGRLLTELPDQELRRERQRIGMIFQQFNLVGNATVSRNVAIPLELAGVPRAGRMKRVEECLQFVGLADRADEYPARLSGGQRQRVAIARALANHPKLLLCDEPTSALDPGTTADILGVLRHINEVLDVTIVIVTHEMDVIKQICSGVSVMERGRIVDSFSRAEGGFLPPAGSSGSYRERITGRAGGPYA, from the coding sequence ATTCTATCGCTTAATCAGGTAAGCAAGAGCTTCGATCTGAAGAACGGCAGATATCCGGCTGTGGATGAAGTATCCCTTGAAGTGAAGGCCGGGGCGGTCCACGGCATTATCGGGGCGAGCGGAGCCGGCAAATCCACCCTGCTGCGGCTGATTAACCTGCTAGAGCGGCCCGATAAAGGAACGGTAAGGGTAGACGGCAGGCTGCTTACTGAGCTGCCGGATCAGGAGCTGCGGCGGGAACGGCAAAGAATCGGCATGATTTTTCAGCAGTTTAATCTGGTGGGCAATGCGACTGTCAGCCGGAATGTGGCCATCCCGCTGGAGCTTGCCGGGGTGCCGCGGGCCGGGAGGATGAAGCGGGTGGAGGAATGCCTGCAGTTTGTCGGGCTTGCTGACCGGGCGGATGAGTACCCGGCCCGGCTGAGCGGCGGCCAGCGCCAGCGGGTGGCCATTGCCAGGGCACTGGCGAACCATCCGAAGCTGTTGCTGTGCGATGAACCTACCTCCGCACTTGATCCGGGGACGACAGCTGATATTCTGGGTGTGCTCCGTCATATTAATGAGGTGCTGGATGTAACGATAGTAATTGTTACGCATGAGATGGATGTGATCAAGCAGATCTGCAGCGGGGTGTCTGTAATGGAGCGGGGGAGAATTGTAGACAGCTTCTCCCGTGCTGAGGGCGGCTTTCTGCCGCCGGCAGGCTCCTCCGGTTCCTACCGTGAGCGGATTACCGGAAGAGCGGGGGGGCCTTATGCTTGA
- a CDS encoding carbohydrate ABC transporter permease translates to MANQQVSPGMKSGISAKKSLRPSGLEPVLFHSFNTVFMICLVLVTLYPFLNTIAVSFNAGNDTIRGGIYLWPRDWTLQNYKAIFASGTIFDAFWISVARTVISTLLNIFLTTMLAYTLSRKEYVFRKPITVIFVLTMYFSAGLIPNYFLIKDLNLLNSFWVYIFPSMISAFNMIVIRTYIGTIPESLLESARIDGAGDFRIFMRVVFPLCKPVLATIALFVAVGAWNSWFDAFIYTSSKQHLSTLQYELMKLLSSTMNSNSNPNVAAGVGMNQDSAKAMVTPLSIRAAITIVASVPILLVYPFMQKYFVVGLNVGSVKE, encoded by the coding sequence ATGGCCAACCAGCAAGTGAGCCCTGGCATGAAGTCAGGCATATCTGCGAAAAAAAGCCTGAGACCCAGCGGACTGGAGCCGGTGCTCTTCCATAGCTTCAATACCGTCTTCATGATCTGTCTGGTGCTCGTTACTTTATATCCGTTCCTGAATACCATTGCCGTGTCCTTCAATGCAGGGAATGATACCATCCGCGGCGGCATTTATCTGTGGCCTAGGGACTGGACCCTGCAGAATTACAAGGCAATCTTTGCCTCAGGCACCATTTTTGATGCCTTCTGGATTTCGGTAGCCCGCACGGTGATCTCAACGCTCCTAAATATCTTCCTGACCACCATGCTCGCGTATACCTTAAGCCGCAAGGAGTATGTGTTCCGCAAGCCGATTACGGTGATCTTCGTACTGACGATGTATTTCAGCGCCGGTCTGATTCCGAACTATTTCCTGATTAAGGACCTCAATCTGCTGAACAGCTTCTGGGTCTACATTTTCCCGTCCATGATCAGTGCCTTTAATATGATTGTAATCCGTACCTACATCGGTACGATACCGGAAAGTCTGCTGGAATCGGCCAGAATTGACGGTGCGGGTGATTTCAGAATTTTCATGCGTGTCGTATTCCCGTTATGCAAGCCGGTGCTGGCAACTATCGCTCTCTTTGTGGCCGTAGGGGCCTGGAACTCCTGGTTTGATGCCTTCATCTATACTTCCTCCAAGCAGCATTTAAGCACCCTGCAGTATGAGCTGATGAAGCTGCTGTCTTCAACCATGAACTCGAACAGTAATCCGAACGTAGCCGCAGGGGTAGGGATGAATCAGGATTCCGCCAAAGCGATGGTAACTCCGCTGTCGATCCGGGCCGCGATTACTATTGTAGCTTCCGTGCCTATTCTCCTGGTCTATCCGTTCATGCAGAAATACTTTGTTGTCGGACTGAATGTCGGCAGTGTGAAGGAGTAG
- a CDS encoding carbohydrate ABC transporter permease, producing MRIFPRLGGTARHLFFAALSLLMAFPFYWMVTSALKTNDEIWRSPPTLWPETPLWGNFAAAWNEAPFARYMGNSIFVASCIVILQTINSGMMAYALTHMKFRLKGIFAGVILFGYMVPATAVYLPSYLVLSKLHLLNTYGGLILSNCVSVFAIFLIRQAFLQVSHELVEAGEVDGASHMRILWTILMPVTRSSFAVLALITFIDHYNNYFWPMLITKDPALQLVSAGLRSFFVEGGAYGLKWPLIMAASAFTIAPLLLVFLLAQKTIMQSVNMTAGSSKG from the coding sequence TTGCGTATCTTCCCACGGCTGGGCGGAACGGCCCGCCATCTCTTCTTCGCCGCACTATCCCTGCTGATGGCCTTCCCGTTCTACTGGATGGTAACCAGCGCGCTGAAAACCAATGATGAAATCTGGCGCTCCCCGCCGACGCTTTGGCCGGAGACACCGCTCTGGGGCAATTTCGCGGCTGCGTGGAATGAAGCGCCGTTCGCAAGATATATGGGCAACAGCATTTTCGTCGCCAGCTGTATTGTTATTCTGCAGACCATTAACTCCGGTATGATGGCGTATGCGCTGACCCATATGAAATTCCGCCTGAAGGGGATTTTTGCCGGAGTCATCCTGTTTGGTTATATGGTTCCTGCTACTGCAGTTTATCTGCCGAGCTATCTCGTGCTGTCCAAGCTGCATCTGCTTAATACTTACGGCGGCCTGATCCTGTCCAACTGCGTCAGCGTTTTCGCCATTTTTCTGATCCGCCAGGCGTTCCTCCAGGTGTCGCATGAGCTGGTTGAGGCCGGCGAGGTCGACGGGGCATCCCATATGCGGATTCTCTGGACCATACTGATGCCGGTGACCAGATCGTCCTTCGCGGTACTGGCACTGATTACCTTCATAGATCATTACAACAACTATTTCTGGCCGATGCTGATTACCAAGGACCCTGCCCTGCAGCTGGTCTCGGCCGGACTGCGCAGCTTTTTCGTGGAAGGAGGTGCTTACGGATTGAAATGGCCGCTGATCATGGCCGCCAGCGCCTTCACCATCGCCCCCCTGCTGCTTGTGTTCCTGCTGGCCCAAAAAACGATTATGCAAAGTGTCAACATGACCGCAGGTTCCAGTAAAGGCTGA
- a CDS encoding ABC transporter permease subunit encodes MDETLGKESAALHPKKKKKQPITWSLIKNQKQLIWMSVPLLLYIILFAYVPVWGWTMAFQNYRPARAFSEQEWVGFKQFRFLFTDDNFLRVLRNTLAMGIINLVLGFVTAIVLALLLNEIRKVFWKRLVQTVSYLPHFLSWIIVTGIVATSLSINDGIVNIVLMKLHIISEPILWLSQGKYFWGIVGASHVWKEVGWNTIIYLAAIASIDPALYEAAEIDGASRYKKMRFVTLPGIKATIVILLIMSVGHVLEAGFEVQYLLGNGLVVDWSETIDIFVLKYGLAQGNYSLATAGGIFKTVVSVTLLLMANWTAKRLGEERLL; translated from the coding sequence ATGGATGAGACCTTAGGGAAAGAAAGTGCCGCCTTGCATCCAAAGAAAAAAAAGAAGCAGCCCATTACCTGGTCGCTCATCAAAAACCAGAAACAGCTGATTTGGATGTCTGTTCCCTTGTTGCTGTATATAATTCTTTTTGCTTATGTCCCGGTCTGGGGCTGGACCATGGCTTTCCAGAATTACCGCCCGGCGCGTGCCTTCAGTGAACAGGAGTGGGTCGGCTTCAAGCAGTTCCGGTTTCTGTTTACAGATGATAATTTCCTCCGTGTCCTGCGCAATACGCTGGCGATGGGGATTATCAACCTGGTTCTCGGGTTTGTCACTGCGATTGTTCTTGCCCTGCTGCTGAATGAAATCCGTAAGGTGTTCTGGAAAAGGCTGGTGCAGACGGTCTCTTATCTGCCGCATTTCCTGTCCTGGATTATCGTTACCGGGATTGTGGCAACATCGCTCTCCATCAATGACGGTATTGTCAATATTGTCCTGATGAAGCTGCATATTATCAGCGAGCCGATCCTGTGGCTCAGCCAGGGCAAGTACTTCTGGGGCATTGTCGGCGCTTCCCATGTGTGGAAGGAAGTCGGCTGGAATACCATAATCTATCTGGCTGCGATTGCCTCCATTGACCCGGCGTTATATGAAGCTGCTGAGATTGACGGTGCGAGCCGGTACAAAAAAATGAGATTTGTAACGCTTCCCGGAATTAAAGCGACGATTGTTATCCTGCTGATTATGTCTGTCGGACATGTGCTTGAAGCAGGCTTTGAAGTACAATATCTGCTCGGCAACGGGCTTGTGGTGGACTGGTCGGAGACCATTGATATCTTCGTCCTTAAATACGGGCTGGCGCAAGGCAACTATTCACTGGCAACCGCAGGCGGGATCTTCAAGACGGTCGTCAGCGTCACCTTGCTGCTGATGGCGAACTGGACCGCGAAACGGCTCGGGGAAGAGAGGTTGTTATAG
- a CDS encoding endo-1,4-beta-xylanase gives MRESLDFKEPALKAVFADDFKIGAAVNPRMIAAQESLLAYHFNSITAENEMKFESLHPAEEVYRFGAADELAAFARKHGMALRGHTLLWHNQTSDWLFKNKTGEAVDKNTLLARLKSHIETVVGRYRGEIYAWDVVNEAVADEGGELLRPSKWLEIAGPDFIAEAFRFAHEADPQALLFYNDYNESQPQKRDKICKLLKSLLDQEVPVHGVGLQAHWNLYDPGLDEIRTAIEKYASLGLQLQLTELDMSLFRFDDRRTDLKAPPAELLELQAERYEAVFRLLKEYRGVISSVTFWGAADDYTWLDDFPVRGRKNWPFLFDEQHQPKPAYQRIVSGLC, from the coding sequence GTGAGGGAAAGCCTGGATTTCAAGGAGCCGGCACTGAAGGCGGTATTTGCAGATGATTTCAAAATTGGTGCAGCGGTAAATCCGCGGATGATTGCTGCGCAGGAAAGTCTGCTGGCTTATCATTTCAACAGCATTACCGCTGAGAATGAAATGAAATTCGAAAGTCTGCATCCTGCAGAGGAAGTCTATCGTTTCGGGGCCGCAGATGAGCTGGCGGCCTTTGCCCGGAAGCATGGCATGGCACTGCGAGGACATACCCTCCTATGGCATAATCAGACATCCGATTGGCTGTTTAAGAACAAAACGGGAGAGGCCGTGGACAAGAATACGCTGCTGGCCCGGCTCAAAAGCCATATTGAGACCGTGGTCGGGCGCTACCGGGGAGAAATCTATGCCTGGGATGTGGTCAATGAGGCGGTCGCCGATGAAGGCGGGGAGCTGCTGCGCCCGTCCAAATGGCTGGAGATTGCCGGACCGGACTTCATCGCCGAAGCGTTCCGGTTCGCACATGAAGCCGACCCGCAGGCGCTGCTCTTCTACAATGATTATAATGAATCCCAGCCGCAGAAGCGGGATAAAATCTGCAAGTTATTGAAATCCCTGCTGGATCAGGAGGTGCCGGTGCACGGTGTCGGCCTCCAGGCCCACTGGAATCTGTACGATCCGGGCCTGGATGAAATCCGCACCGCGATTGAGAAATACGCGTCGCTCGGTCTTCAGCTGCAGCTTACGGAGCTGGATATGTCGCTGTTCCGCTTCGATGACAGGCGTACGGATCTTAAAGCTCCGCCTGCGGAGCTCCTGGAGTTACAGGCGGAGCGGTACGAAGCCGTGTTCCGGCTGCTTAAGGAATACCGCGGGGTCATCTCCTCGGTCACCTTCTGGGGTGCAGCCGATGATTATACCTGGCTGGATGATTTCCCGGTCCGGGGGCGGAAGAACTGGCCGTTCCTGTTCGATGAGCAGCATCAGCCGAAGCCGGCATACCAGCGGATTGTATCCGGGCTTTGCTGA
- a CDS encoding sugar ABC transporter substrate-binding protein: protein MGGKKKAVYKLSLIVLLSLSFTLSGCGGNNSGNGNKAGTAADNGGATATQTAAADTDGKIEPFEISFFIGEAGQQPTPDNKIFKKIKEETGASFNFEYLAGDINQKLGVMIAGQDYPDVMTGNTKLTAAGAYQPLEDLIEQYAPNLKAHYADYWNMMKDPNDGHIYILPNYGVYNGEVNSAWYSGPAFWIQKAVLKEFGYPKVKTLDEYFDLIAKYKEKYPKIDGSPTIGFEILNSDWRNWGLFNAPQHLIGHPNDGGVVVNDGVAEIFADKDYAKKYYQKLNEMNQLGLIDKETFVQNYDQYMAKLSSGTVLGMFDQHWNFSAAEDSLTTQGKIERTYVGLPLVYDTATTDYYRDLAVLNLNNGFGISINAKDPVKIIKLLDTLISEDWQKTLAWGIEGEDYIVENGRFMKTQEQRDNAADPTWQMANKAKTLFGYLPKIEGSYSDGNSTDASAQPEEYAASVKPYDREVLDAYGFNSYVDFFSKPPANPVYYPAWSIDLVEGSDAKIANTKLNELSTKYLPKAILADPADFDSVWGDYTGDIQKANVKAYEDKINEQIKWRIEKWSK, encoded by the coding sequence ATGGGGGGCAAGAAGAAAGCGGTGTATAAGCTATCCCTGATTGTTCTGTTATCCTTAAGCTTTACCCTATCCGGCTGCGGAGGCAACAATAGCGGCAACGGCAACAAAGCAGGCACTGCAGCCGATAACGGAGGAGCAACTGCGACACAGACGGCAGCGGCAGACACGGATGGCAAGATCGAGCCGTTTGAGATCAGCTTCTTCATCGGTGAAGCCGGCCAGCAGCCGACGCCGGACAACAAGATTTTCAAGAAAATCAAGGAAGAAACAGGCGCCAGCTTTAACTTCGAGTATCTGGCAGGAGACATTAACCAGAAGCTCGGTGTTATGATCGCCGGGCAGGATTATCCGGATGTGATGACCGGGAATACCAAGCTAACAGCGGCGGGCGCTTACCAGCCGCTGGAAGACTTAATCGAACAATACGCACCTAATTTGAAAGCGCATTATGCAGACTACTGGAACATGATGAAGGACCCGAATGACGGGCATATCTATATCCTGCCGAACTACGGGGTGTATAACGGGGAAGTGAACAGCGCCTGGTATTCCGGTCCGGCGTTCTGGATTCAAAAAGCGGTGCTGAAGGAATTCGGCTATCCAAAAGTCAAAACTCTGGATGAATACTTCGACCTGATTGCCAAATATAAAGAGAAATATCCGAAAATTGACGGAAGTCCGACGATCGGCTTTGAAATCCTGAACTCGGACTGGAGAAACTGGGGATTGTTCAACGCACCGCAGCATTTGATCGGGCATCCGAACGACGGCGGCGTTGTGGTCAATGATGGCGTAGCGGAGATTTTTGCGGACAAGGATTATGCCAAGAAATACTACCAGAAGCTGAATGAGATGAATCAGCTCGGCCTGATTGATAAAGAAACCTTCGTGCAGAACTACGACCAGTATATGGCGAAGCTGTCCAGCGGTACAGTTCTCGGCATGTTCGACCAGCACTGGAACTTCAGCGCAGCGGAAGACTCCTTAACGACTCAAGGGAAGATTGAGCGGACCTATGTAGGGCTTCCTCTCGTGTATGATACAGCTACTACAGACTACTACCGCGATCTTGCGGTACTGAACCTGAACAACGGCTTCGGGATCAGCATCAATGCCAAAGATCCGGTCAAGATTATTAAACTGCTCGATACGCTGATCAGCGAAGACTGGCAGAAGACCCTGGCCTGGGGAATTGAAGGCGAGGATTACATTGTCGAGAACGGAAGATTCATGAAGACGCAGGAGCAGCGTGACAATGCTGCTGATCCGACCTGGCAAATGGCGAATAAAGCGAAGACCCTCTTCGGCTATCTGCCAAAAATCGAGGGCAGCTACAGTGACGGCAACTCTACAGATGCATCAGCCCAGCCTGAAGAATATGCAGCCAGCGTGAAGCCGTACGACAGGGAAGTGCTGGATGCCTACGGGTTTAACAGCTATGTTGATTTCTTCAGCAAACCGCCGGCCAACCCTGTCTACTATCCGGCCTGGTCGATTGACCTCGTGGAAGGCTCGGATGCCAAAATTGCCAATACCAAGCTGAATGAGCTGTCCACCAAGTACCTGCCGAAGGCTATTCTGGCTGATCCTGCAGATTTCGATTCCGTCTGGGGCGATTATACCGGAGATATTCAGAAGGCCAATGTGAAGGCATATGAAGACAAGATCAACGAGCAGATCAAGTGGAGAATTGAGAAGTGGAGTAAATAA
- a CDS encoding metallophosphoesterase family protein, translating into MKAGHLQVSTAGHSGTEPLLTFQIITDTHVTADPAHEYNLNFGQALQDLAIHAKGSSGIMHIGDVTDHGLPEEYAEVGRILQLHQDALPEILYTVGNHDVGLGHWESRISMFTAHMAMPGPYHDHWIGGYHFIFLGTEENLPIFCNLSDKQLEWLDRKLGERAGEGGIGGPARGNAGSGTAPLPQQPVFLFLHQPLKDTVAGSLEAQEWYGVMQDEELRAILAKHPQTLLFTGHTHWELENDKTMAPGNGQNATMFNASSVAYLWTDADERKTGSQGYYVEVYADRVLVRGRDFSTGTWVESVQFTVFNTIKAHS; encoded by the coding sequence ATTAAGGCGGGCCATCTCCAAGTCAGTACAGCCGGACATAGCGGAACAGAACCCCTGCTGACTTTTCAGATTATTACCGATACTCATGTCACGGCCGATCCGGCGCATGAATACAATCTGAATTTCGGACAGGCGCTGCAGGATCTGGCCATCCACGCCAAGGGCAGCAGCGGAATCATGCATATCGGGGATGTCACTGATCATGGTCTCCCGGAAGAATATGCAGAGGTCGGACGCATCCTGCAGCTGCATCAAGACGCCTTGCCGGAAATCCTGTATACCGTGGGCAATCATGATGTGGGACTCGGCCACTGGGAATCGCGCATTTCGATGTTCACCGCCCATATGGCCATGCCGGGGCCGTATCATGACCACTGGATCGGCGGATATCATTTCATATTCCTCGGGACTGAGGAGAATCTGCCTATATTCTGCAATCTGTCAGATAAGCAGCTGGAGTGGCTGGACCGTAAGCTGGGGGAACGGGCAGGAGAAGGAGGAATCGGCGGCCCGGCGCGGGGTAACGCAGGATCAGGCACAGCACCGCTGCCGCAGCAGCCTGTCTTCCTCTTCCTGCACCAGCCGCTGAAGGATACCGTAGCCGGGTCGCTGGAAGCTCAGGAATGGTACGGTGTTATGCAGGATGAGGAGCTGCGCGCCATCCTGGCGAAGCATCCGCAAACCCTGCTCTTCACCGGGCATACCCACTGGGAGCTTGAGAACGATAAGACGATGGCTCCCGGTAACGGGCAGAACGCCACAATGTTCAACGCCTCATCGGTTGCCTATCTATGGACGGATGCGGATGAACGCAAGACGGGCAGCCAGGGCTATTATGTAGAAGTCTATGCTGACAGAGTGCTTGTCCGTGGAAGGGATTTCAGCACAGGAACCTGGGTAGAATCCGTACAATTTACGGTCTTTAACACTATTAAAGCGCATAGTTAA
- a CDS encoding ABC transporter substrate-binding protein, producing the protein MNAFKRLTAVSMIAGLSVLTACGDNAASTNNTSANGAGTVPAAEAAPAASAPVTIEFWYGLGGKLGENMESLIQKFNASQQEVIVKGIVQADYTETQQKLQAAIATGQVPAAVLSSNVDWARKGYFAEMDELITAQPEFNPEDFVQTFLNQGKVDGKQYFLPMYGTTQVMYYRKDAFEKSGIDASRIKTWEDLAAAAKAMTVAEGGKTSFYGWEPMWGSGNMIDAVFSKGGSILSEDGKTVTIDSPEWTETWDFFRKSIHEDGTMRIHSGGQGWEYWYKTIDDVMKGQAAGYTGSSGDQGDLDFNIVAAMEQPGWEGTGEGKPVAEAIMAGIPAKAGDAEKQAAMKWLTYFTSSENTAFWSINTGYIAVRQSALEDPAFVTFSETNPQIKIPLQQASHASAPFQDPTGGKINDALKIAADKVQIENIPAAEALKEAQETAQAALDKLK; encoded by the coding sequence ATGAACGCATTTAAAAGATTAACCGCAGTATCCATGATTGCCGGACTTTCCGTACTGACCGCTTGCGGCGATAATGCTGCATCCACTAATAACACTTCAGCAAACGGCGCAGGCACAGTGCCTGCCGCTGAAGCTGCTCCGGCCGCAAGCGCTCCGGTAACAATTGAATTCTGGTATGGACTCGGCGGCAAGCTCGGTGAAAATATGGAATCGCTCATTCAGAAATTCAACGCCTCCCAGCAGGAAGTGATTGTTAAAGGGATTGTGCAGGCGGATTACACCGAAACCCAGCAGAAGCTCCAGGCCGCAATTGCCACCGGACAAGTTCCTGCAGCCGTTCTCTCGTCGAATGTAGACTGGGCCCGCAAAGGCTATTTCGCTGAAATGGATGAACTGATCACCGCCCAGCCTGAGTTCAATCCGGAGGATTTCGTCCAGACCTTCCTGAACCAGGGCAAGGTTGACGGGAAGCAGTATTTCCTTCCTATGTATGGTACAACGCAGGTAATGTATTACCGTAAGGATGCTTTTGAGAAGAGCGGCATTGATGCCAGCCGGATTAAGACCTGGGAAGATCTGGCCGCAGCCGCTAAGGCGATGACGGTTGCTGAAGGCGGCAAAACCAGCTTCTACGGCTGGGAGCCGATGTGGGGCTCCGGCAATATGATTGATGCGGTATTCAGCAAAGGCGGCAGCATTCTTAGCGAGGACGGCAAGACCGTAACGATTGACTCACCGGAATGGACCGAGACCTGGGACTTCTTCCGCAAATCGATTCATGAGGATGGAACCATGCGTATCCACTCCGGCGGACAAGGCTGGGAGTACTGGTACAAGACCATTGACGATGTAATGAAAGGCCAGGCGGCCGGATACACCGGCTCCAGCGGCGACCAGGGCGACCTCGATTTCAATATCGTAGCCGCAATGGAACAGCCGGGCTGGGAAGGCACCGGTGAAGGCAAGCCGGTAGCAGAAGCTATCATGGCCGGAATTCCTGCGAAAGCCGGCGATGCCGAGAAGCAGGCCGCGATGAAATGGCTGACTTACTTCACGAGCTCCGAGAATACGGCCTTCTGGTCGATTAATACCGGATATATCGCTGTCCGCCAATCTGCCCTTGAGGATCCGGCCTTCGTTACTTTCAGCGAGACCAATCCGCAGATCAAAATCCCGTTGCAGCAGGCTTCCCATGCCTCCGCTCCATTCCAGGACCCGACCGGCGGCAAAATTAACGATGCCCTGAAGATTGCTGCAGATAAGGTGCAGATCGAGAATATCCCTGCTGCGGAAGCGCTGAAGGAAGCACAGGAGACTGCACAGGCGGCACTGGATAAATTAAAATAA
- a CDS encoding methionine ABC transporter permease, translated as MLESMLKYQEQMWHSIGETFVMVGISIGAAVLLGLPLGTLLYFCRKGQLYENRSLSLILNSVVNVVRSFPFLLLVVALIPFTRLVVGTAIGTLASTVPLSIVAIAYYSRLVEQSLLEVPRGTIEAALSMGASKPGVIFKFLYVEARSGLVLGLTASTISFISFSTVMGVVGGGGVGDFAIRYGYQRFETEVMIYAILVMIVLVQLIQFTGSTVARLLDKR; from the coding sequence ATGCTTGAGAGCATGCTGAAGTATCAGGAACAGATGTGGCATTCAATCGGGGAGACCTTTGTCATGGTCGGAATCTCAATAGGTGCTGCAGTACTGCTGGGGCTTCCGCTCGGGACCCTGCTGTATTTTTGCCGCAAAGGCCAGCTCTATGAGAACAGAAGCCTGTCGCTCATATTGAACAGCGTCGTCAATGTGGTCCGTTCATTTCCGTTCCTGCTTCTCGTTGTGGCCCTGATTCCGTTCACCCGCCTTGTCGTAGGTACAGCTATCGGTACGCTGGCCTCTACCGTTCCGCTGTCGATTGTCGCCATTGCCTACTATTCCAGGCTTGTGGAGCAATCTTTGCTGGAGGTTCCGCGGGGGACGATTGAAGCAGCCTTGTCGATGGGGGCATCAAAGCCGGGGGTGATCTTCAAGTTTCTGTATGTCGAGGCCCGTTCGGGGCTGGTGCTCGGACTGACGGCTTCCACGATCAGCTTCATTTCCTTTTCAACTGTAATGGGAGTCGTCGGCGGGGGGGGTGTAGGCGACTTCGCCATCCGCTACGGATATCAGCGGTTCGAGACAGAAGTGATGATCTACGCCATCCTGGTCATGATTGTGCTGGTGCAATTGATCCAGTTCACAGGAAGCACGGTAGCAAGACTGCTGGATAAACGCTGA